TGTTAGGATTTGAAGGAAGCAATTGTGAAGGGACTTGGGTTCCAATCAGAAGAAGTCAAGATCTCTGGGTTTGATGTGAGGGATGCATTGGTAGGGCATGCTGTTTCTTATGAGTTTGATCTTGAGATTGATAAGAAAGTTCTTCCCATCAAGCTTCTTGAAGATGTGAACCGATGGGAGTACGTTGACCTCCCAATTTTCCAAGTGGAACAACCTAATGGACCTGTGGATGAGAATGGTTTGGTTCCTATGAGGAACAAGAAGAAGTCTGGTGATGTTTCGCCTGTTTTAGCTCCGTTTCAACTCGCTGGCCCCATGGAACTTTGGATCCAAGATGCTAACGACATGCGTCTTTCATTGCctgtaagtaaaaaaaatattcatatatgtttatattgttctaaaaatcggtctagagGGTGCCTAGGCTACAACTTGGTCCTAGGCTACAATTTTAGCTATATTTATACAACTCAATAAATAGGTTTATACTAAATCGGTTTAAATCAGTCTTAATTAGTTTGTTAAATTATGCAAAAATAATGTTAGTATAAATctacaaatttgtctaattctttttttgttttgtatatctaattttgataattagtcaaaatagttttataattaaatccaaaaattaaaatataagtagaaaatatatataaaataaatcaataataattCATTCTAGTTGATTTCTTGAACATACGAGTTGTGTATTGATTGTTCTTGTCGGAAATGTGCAGTATGATGTGGATGCTGGTGTTTTGAAGAAAGTGATATTAGGAGATGGTGCTGTTGTTACTGTCAAAGGAGCTAGATCAGTTAGCCTGCGTCACCCTATTGATTTGCCACTTCCATTAAACCAAAGCTCCAGCGAGTTTGCCTCTGGTCTTCTCTCATTAGCTGAGCAGCTTCGACGTGGTGCTTCATCAACTGATCAAGAAACCCCACTTCTCTCTCTCCGCATTGTTGGTCCTACTTCACTTGCATCGACCTCGCAGTCTCCTGAGAGCAAACTCAAGCTTAAGCGCCTTGCCCCTGGACTTGTGGAACTATCTTCCATGTCTAAAGACAAaggtagtagtagtagtagtgtCACAACAATTGACGGTGTTACTACAACTGTCCTCACGCCAAGGGAGTTCACAACCATGTGGCCGATCACTTCAATCAACGGCTCAAACGCTAACTTACTCGGCTTTGAGAAGCTGTTGACCTCTGTTTTAGGTCCCAAAGCTCAGGAAGAAGGTTCTTTTAAGGTGCTGAAAGCAAATGTTGCAGCTCAAACGTTTATGAAGATTGGTTTTGGTGTAGAGAGGAAGCTGAGGGAAGGTGATCTTGAAGGATTAAACTTTCCAGAATGGagaa
This genomic interval from Brassica napus cultivar Da-Ae chromosome A6, Da-Ae, whole genome shotgun sequence contains the following:
- the LOC106348037 gene encoding uncharacterized protein LOC106348037; translated protein: MMGRRSLVGVGALFLILLTTFPSSRALVSSPEANHHYPKAISDLKEAIVKGLGFQSEEVKISGFDVRDALVGHAVSYEFDLEIDKKVLPIKLLEDVNRWEYVDLPIFQVEQPNGPVDENGLVPMRNKKKSGDVSPVLAPFQLAGPMELWIQDANDMRLSLPYDVDAGVLKKVILGDGAVVTVKGARSVSLRHPIDLPLPLNQSSSEFASGLLSLAEQLRRGASSTDQETPLLSLRIVGPTSLASTSQSPESKLKLKRLAPGLVELSSMSKDKGSSSSSVTTIDGVTTTVLTPREFTTMWPITSINGSNANLLGFEKLLTSVLGPKAQEEGSFKVLKANVAAQTFMKIGFGVERKLREGDLEGLNFPEWRTKPKTMRMHFEVLAKVDGDKVVPENVMRVDPIPLEDTVAQNVITGNVTMSKLPIVQPPPSPFTL